The Prevotella sp. oral taxon 299 str. F0039 genome has a segment encoding these proteins:
- a CDS encoding McrB family protein has protein sequence MQAKLNRFKLQNVDGSDLYWCITMQKGWKAKDGFQWQLRKELADALQLYLKENKKNTEIQIKDNTKMAEKELYDEIINLLKANHNLILTGAPGTGKTYMACEVAKKMGAEIKFVQFHPSYDYTDFVEGLRPTDSIDGQIGFERKDGIFKDFCREAITNLKDSKKNISEIKNEVSWKDKLDEFISESIETEKTYHTATKGEFIISDVKNNSLAVYNKNNEKTPKIWIKIDEILTLLINDVKLDKVMSIREYLGNKYGRQEDSYIYAIVKALREQKKKVAVSNVQKVNEKPFVLIIDEINRGDASKIFGELFYAIDPGYRGQTENLVQTQYQNLVSDTDVFAKGFYVPENVYILATMNDIDRSVECMDFAMRRRFVWKEITPADTNYMLSNLGKAQEAQEKMAALNAEIAKTEGLGDAYQIGPAYFKKLEKNGNNFHKLWTMNIEPLLKEYLRGFRDAEKLLKNFKDVYYEKNENEEATV, from the coding sequence GTGCAAGCAAAACTCAATAGGTTTAAGCTTCAAAATGTTGATGGAAGTGACTTATATTGGTGCATCACAATGCAAAAAGGCTGGAAAGCAAAGGATGGTTTTCAATGGCAATTGCGCAAAGAGTTGGCTGATGCCTTGCAACTTTATTTGAAAGAGAATAAGAAGAATACTGAAATACAGATAAAAGATAATACAAAGATGGCAGAAAAAGAATTATATGATGAGATAATAAACTTGCTAAAAGCAAACCATAATCTTATTTTAACAGGTGCACCTGGCACGGGAAAAACCTATATGGCATGTGAAGTTGCGAAGAAGATGGGAGCAGAAATAAAATTTGTTCAGTTTCATCCATCATATGATTATACCGACTTTGTTGAGGGATTGCGTCCTACTGACTCTATAGATGGACAAATAGGCTTTGAGCGTAAAGATGGAATTTTCAAGGATTTTTGTCGTGAAGCAATCACAAACTTAAAAGATTCGAAGAAAAATATTTCAGAAATAAAAAATGAAGTGTCGTGGAAAGACAAATTAGATGAATTTATTTCGGAGTCTATTGAAACAGAAAAAACTTACCATACAGCAACAAAAGGAGAATTTATTATATCAGATGTAAAAAATAATTCCTTAGCTGTTTATAATAAGAATAACGAGAAAACGCCAAAAATTTGGATTAAAATAGATGAGATTCTTACCTTACTTATAAATGACGTAAAGTTGGATAAGGTTATGAGTATTAGGGAATATTTGGGTAACAAGTATGGTAGACAGGAAGATTCTTATATCTATGCAATAGTTAAAGCTTTGCGAGAACAAAAGAAAAAGGTTGCAGTTAGTAATGTTCAAAAGGTGAATGAAAAACCTTTTGTGTTGATTATTGATGAGATAAATCGTGGAGATGCGTCTAAAATATTTGGTGAATTGTTCTATGCAATAGACCCTGGATATAGAGGACAGACTGAAAATTTGGTGCAGACGCAATATCAAAACCTTGTTTCTGATACAGATGTGTTTGCAAAAGGATTCTATGTTCCCGAAAATGTTTATATTCTTGCCACCATGAACGATATCGATAGATCGGTAGAGTGTATGGATTTTGCGATGCGTAGACGTTTTGTTTGGAAAGAAATAACCCCTGCTGATACCAATTATATGCTATCTAATCTTGGAAAAGCACAAGAAGCACAAGAAAAAATGGCGGCTTTAAATGCTGAAATAGCCAAAACTGAAGGCTTGGGAGATGCTTACCAAATTGGTCCTGCTTACTTTAAGAAATTAGAAAAGAATGGAAATAATTTCCATAAACTATGGACTATGAATATAGAACCTTTGTTAAAAGAATATCTTCGTGGCTTTCGTGATGCCGAAAAGTTATTGAAAAACTTTAAAGACGTGTATTACGAAAAGAAC